The Caldisericia bacterium genome segment TTTTCATTTTTTTATAAAATTCTTCACTCTGTGTTGTTTGAACTATAACCCCGACTACTCCATTAATGTGGGGAATGTTATCATTTTCATCTATAACAAAAGTTTTTTCACTTTTTAAATTTGAATATAAAAAGATAATTTCCTGATGATTTTTTTCACCAATTATAAATAAAAATTGACCCTTTTGAAGTATCTTTTTACCAATAATTAATGATTTAATAACTAGTGGACAGGTTGCATCAACTATATTTAAATTTTTTTTATTTGCGAACATATACTCCTCGAAGCTCAATCCATGTGCAGGTATTATAAAAGTGCTTTTTTCTGGAATTTCATTTAAATCTCTAACTACAATTAAACCCTCTCTTTCAAGTTCCATATTAACATCTTTATTGTGAACAAGTTCTTTATTTATATAAACTTTCCCTCTTCTGTTTAATTCTTTTTTTACTAGTTCATATGCTCTTTTTACACCACTACAAAAACCT includes the following:
- the ispH gene encoding 4-hydroxy-3-methylbut-2-enyl diphosphate reductase; translation: MEIIESKFLGFCSGVKRAYELVKKELNRRGKVYINKELVHNKDVNMELEREGLIVVRDLNEIPEKSTFIIPAHGLSFEEYMFANKKNLNIVDATCPLVIKSLIIGKKILQKGQFLFIIGEKNHQEIIFLYSNLKSEKTFVIDENDNIPHINGVVGVIVQTTQSEEFYKKMKNKISEKIKNVVFYDTICKESKKRQIEVEEVAKKVDLLLVIGGKNSSNTKRLYEIGKKFVKTYHIENEDEIENDWFINIKKVGIVSGTSTPDFVIERIKEKCLKLQ